The Burkholderia cepacia genomic interval GCGAGCCCTTCCTTGTTGCGGTTCACGCCCATGAAGTACCACGCGGTATCGCCGAGGAACGGCGGCCCCCAGCCGCGCGTCTCGTCGCCGCCCGGCGGCTCGATCTTGACCACCGTCGCCCCGTGGTCGGCGAGTGCCTGCGTGCAGTACGGGCCGCCGAGCACGCGGCTCAGGTCGACGACCTTCAGGCCGTCCAGTGCGCCTTGCACGCGATGCGGTCATCGTTCGACCTCCGGCAGCAGGTCGAGCGCTGCGTCGAGCGACACCGGCGCGCCGCGCAGCAGCGCGTCGACCGTCGCCGCCTCGTCGTGGCACGCGCGGCGCGACGGCGGCGCAAGCGGGTCGACCGGCAGCAGCTTGTGGCGCACGACCAGGTGCGCGAGCGCAAGACGGCGATGGTCCGGCGCCGTGCATACGCCCTCGCACGCCATCAGCACGGCCGCGCTTGCGTAGTACAGCGCGGACGCGGCCTGCCGCACCCCTGCGTCGTCGCCGCTCGCCGCGACCTGCGCGAGCGCATCGGTTGCGCGCGCGAGCACGCGCCTGAACACGGTGCGGCTCGCGTCCGGCAACGGCGCCTGGCCGAGCCGGTCGGCGAGGAACGCATGCAGCGCGTCGAGCGCCTGCTCGCGCTGCGCGGCCCGCGCGACGTCCAGCGCGACGATGTTGCTCGTGCCTTCCCAGATCGAGCCGAGATGCGCATCGCGCACGATGCGCGCGTCGCTCCACTCCTCGATGTAGCCGGTGCCGCCGCGCACTTCCATCGCATCGCCCGTCACGCGGCGCGCATCGCGGCACGCGCGGAACTTGATCAGCGGCGTCAGGATCCGCACGCAGCGCGCGGCCTGCTCGTCGCCCGCATCGGCCTGCGGCAGCAGCAGCGCGATCTGCATGAACATCGCGCGCGCGGCCTCGGCCGGCAGCAGCATCTTCAGCAACTGGCGCTGCATCAGCGGCATCTCGATCAGCTTGCGGCCGAACGCCTCGCGGTGCGCGGCGACGTGCAGCGCCTCGTTCAGCGCGCGCCGCATCAGCCCCGCCGCGCGCACGCCGTTCGACAGCCGCGACATGTTGATCATGTCGGCCATCTGGTGAAAACCGCGGCCGATCTCGCCGATCAGGAAAGCCTGCGCGCCTTCGAGCGCGATCTCGCCGCTCGCCATCGACCGGCTGCCGAGCTTGTCCTTCAGGCGCACGATCCGGTAGCGGTTGCGCGTGCCGTCCGGCAGCGTCTTCGGCAGCAGGAACAGTGCAAGGCCCTTGATGCCGTCCGGCGCGCCGTCGGGCCGCGCGAGCACCATCGCGAGATCGGCGTCCGCGTTCGAGCAGAACCACTTGTCGCCGGTCAGGCGCCAGACGGTCTCGCCGTGTGCATCCGTCTCGCGCGTCGCCCGCGTGGCGATCCGGCCGACGTCGGAACCCGCCGCCTGCTCGGTCATGAACATCGCGCCCTGGTACAGCGTGTCGAAGTCGCGCGACGCGAGCCTCGGCAGGTAGCGCGCGACGAGCGCCGGATCGCCGAAGCGGCGCAGCGTACGCGTCAGCGAATCGGTCATGCTGACCGGGCAGCACAGCCCGAATTCGGCCTGCACGAACAGGAACGTCAGCGCGTACTTGACGAGCGGCGATGCCGGGACGCGCTGGTGGCTCAGCGACGCGAGCCCGAGTTCGGCATACGCGACACGTTCGAGCGCGACATACGCGGGATCCTTGTCGATCCGCTGCACGGCCTCGCCGCGCCGGTTGCGGTGCTCGAGCACCGGCGGATGCTTGTCCGCGCGCGACGCCCATTCGTCGAGCTCGCCGCTGACGCGCGCGCCGAGCGCGTGCAGCTGCGGTTCGAGTTCCGCATATCGCGCATCGCCGAGATGGAGCCTCAGCAGCACGCCCAGATCCGGATCCGCGATGAAGAAATCGAGGCCCCGGCTGTCGGGGATGTTGGATGCGCCGGTGGTCGGCGCGCGATCGATGTCGTTCAAGTCGGTGTCTCCTGCCCATGCCAAGCGGTCCGATCAGCGTAGGCCCGCGATCGATAAGCGTCCAATACAGGATTTATCCGGTACGATAGATATCGCTTATCGATGCCGAAGCCAGGGGGAAGAGGCGATGGAACTGAAGCAGCTTCGATATTTCGTGGCGGTCGCCGAGGAGCTGCATTTCGGGCGCGCGGCAAAGCGCCTGTTCATCTCGCAGCCGGCGCTGAGTTTCGATATCCGCAAGTTCGAGGACGCGCTCGGCGTGCAGCTGTTCTCGCGCACCAACAAGACCGTCGCGCTGACCAACGCGGGCGAGGTGCTGCTCGGCGAAGCGCGCCGGCTGCTGCTGCAGGCGGCCGAGGCCGAGCGCCTGACGGTGCGCTCCGCGTCCGGTCTCGCGGGCCGGCTGCGGATCGGCTTCGTCCATTCGATGCTGTATCGCGGGCTGCCCGATGCGGTGCGGCGCTTCGAGGCCGACTATCCGGGCGTCGAGGTCGTGCTGAGCGAGATGAACACGCAGGCGCAGGTGCAGGCGATCCAGCGCGGCCAGATCGATCTCGGCTACGCGCACTGGGGCCACTTCCCGCCCGAGGTCGAATCGGCGCCCGTCTATGCGGAACCGTTCGTGTGCTGCCTGCCGGCCGCGCACCCGCTCGCGCGGCGCAGGCAGGTCGCGCTCGCCGCGCTGGCCGCGGAGCCGTTCATCCTGTTCCCGCGCGAAGCGGCGCCGCACTATCACGACCTGATCATCGCGCAATGCGTGAACGCGGGATTCAGTCCGCTGATCCGTCACGAAGCGCGGCTGTGGCAGACGATCCTGTCGATGATCGAGTTCGGGATGGGTATCGCACTGGTGCCGCGCGTGCTGCAACAGGTGAAGAGCGACCGGCTCGCGTTCCGGCCGCTGAAGGATGCGTCGCTCGAATCGCGCACGCTCGCGCTGAAGCGCAGCGGCACGGCCGAGCCGGTTGCGCTGCGCTTCGCCGACTATCTGCGCGCGTCGATCGATGCGCTGCCGGTGCTCGCGGGGTGAGCCGCGCCGGTGTCGCGACGGCGTGCCGGCTGGCGTTCGTCACGAACTTCGAGGCCGTCCACGACACGAATGTGCGTGCCCGTAAAAATATTTGCAGAAAGTGCTTTACGAACCCGAAAAAGCCTGACATAATTTCAGCTTCTTTGGGCGGTTAGCTCAGCGGTAGAGCACTGCCTTCACACGGCAGGGGTCACTGGTTCGATCCCAGTACCGCCCACCAAAGAATTCGCCGCTTGTGGCGACGCGTCAAACGCTGGATCGAGCAGTTCTCTCCGGCGCCAGCGCAAAGCCACTAGGCAAAGAAAAAGCCCTGCGCTCGCAGGGCTTTTTTTTCGTCCGCGCAGGAGTAGCTACTCAACGCAGCCCTCCCTATACAACTACTCGTTCGCGAGTCCCGCCTTTATTGCGGCCACCAGCTGCCTCGCCTCATCGCCATTTTTTCCGAACCACGCCGAAGTAAGCCTGTCCCGAAGCTTCCAAACTTCGATACCCAATTCCTCGGCAAGCACGGGAAACACCTTCTTCGCAAACTTGCTCCCCACCAAACCGACGCCGGCAACCTTTGCACGATCGAATGCCTCACTCACCCCATTGAGAAGACCATCAGCGGCAGCGACGTTCTCTTCCGCTAGCATCAGCTCTTCCGGGGCACAATTCCCGGGCAACGAAAAAACATGCTTCTCGGGTGCCGGACCGATATCCGGGTCGCGCACCCCAACCGCCCTCACCCCCTCACCCCGGAACGTCTGAACCAGCTGGTAAACCTCATGGGTATTTCCAACCGGAACGATGCATGTGTTGCGCAACATCGCTCGATCGCAGCGCTCCAAGATATCCGTCAAGAATCCCTGAGCCATGACATCTTCAACCAGGATCAGATCTTTGTTCGTCCTCACCACACTAGACAGCTCACGAGCAGCAGTAATGAACGGAACGCGAGGGATCACATCCACCCCTACTTTTCTTCGCACCACCAAAACCCGCGCCTCTTCGGGCAGGGTCTCGAACAACTCCGCAGAATGGGTACTCAGAACAATCTGATGCCCCTTCCGCCGCGCAACGTTCATGAGATACCACGCCAGCCCACGTTGCGCGTCGGGATGCAAAGTAATCTCCGGCTCTTCCAGCAAGATAAGAGCGCGCGCAGGCAGAGCCTCAATCGCCCGCATCATGCGAATGACTTTCTGCTCGCCGGCCCCCATATGCGGCTCCGCATAACCGTACCCACCTCGATTCACCAACGGCAGATCATCGGTCCAAGGCCCAACCTCAAAGCCAACGGTATGCATCGTCCCGTCCAAGTATGGAACCCCCAACACTTTGGATATGGAATTGAGCAATGGAGGGTCAAACTTCGCGCTTGCCTTGATTTCAATCTGCGATCGAAAGACATGCAATCGATCCTTACGCTCGATTCGAGGCGCGAAAGTTGAGATCCCAAAAAACTGCACATGTCGCGCCGGATTATTCCGCCGCGGGTAACCCCAACGCGTGCGCTCTTTTACGTAGGGAATCGATAGGCCGGGGGCATCATTCCAGAAGCTAAACGTCACGGATGATCCAGCATCAAATGCCGGCGTTTCATCTTTTATAGCGGCGCGGACCCAATCGCCGATTTTGTGATGCCTACCGCCTTCGTTCTTCACATAGGCGGCAGAACACAACTGCAGAATAGTGGTCTTCCCCCCGCCATTCGCACCAGCGATCGCAGTTACCGGCCACGAGAACTCCAAACCAGCCGTCATACCTCGCACTGCTTGGACCTTGACTGACTTCAGGATGTTGCCAAAGAGTCCATTACGAGCAGCCGGATTACCCCAAATCTTCGAGATTTCCTCGCATTCTTTTGCAATGTCTGCATCCGTAGCCATGGAACAAGTCCTAGTATTTATTGATTGGCGATAGTCGCAAGAACCACGGTACTAGAATCTTGGCACCTGAACAGAACTTAGGGCCAAAGTTGCCGCGCATGCTTCACGCGCAGAATCTCTACCGCGTCTGTTTCAATGCTGTACAAGACAACGTAATTGTGATGCACCACCATCTCTCTCGTTCCGGAAACCCGCCCGGCTCGGTACAACCTCGGGCGAACCCTCAACCCCTCAACCTTTTCACGAATCATCTGCACCAAGGCTAATGCGGCATCCGAATCATCCTCCCCGATGTTCTCCAAAATGCTCAACAGGTCTTCCTCGGCCATCGGCCGCCACTTAAGTCTTAGCACGCTTCCCCTTTCGCATCGCTTCGACGCGGGCCAGAGCCTTTTTCATTACGTCCTCATGCTCGATACTCGGGCGCGGGTCGTCGATCGACGCCTGCACCTGCTCGCGCAACCATTTGTCATAGGCCGCCGCGTTCGCGTGCGTCTGCTTCATCGCCGCCGCACGATCCGGACGGCTCGAACGCTCGATCTCGACCTCATCCGGTCGCCACGCTTCGAGCGAGAACCGCCCCGACTGCAACCCTAGCTCGCGGATCACCTCAAGCGCCTTGACAGGGTTCCGAAACGCTCGCGGCCGACGATTGTTCGACGTGACCAGCACGGCCGTTCCGGCCGTCCGCGTCTCCAGCTCGACGTAGAATGAACCGCCCTCGGCTTTGAGAACAGCCGACAGGACACCGCCCGCATGTGCGGCGGCAGCAGCCTGAGACACATCTAACGTTTTCATGGCACAACCTTTAGTAGATAACGGCACGATCTATAATACATCGTGCCACAGTCAATAGCATTCCGCCCCCTTTATTTGACGTAAAACCTCATCCAGTCTTCTGCACCTACACCTAGGCGTGCAGCGTTCGCACCGCCTCGTGCCCCATATGTGGTGCCAGATGCGCATATCGTTCCGTCACCGTGATTGACGAGTGCCCGAGCAAATCCTTCACGACGTACAGCGACACGCCCGCCATGACGAGCCACGAAGCGAAGGTGTGGCGCAGGTCGTGCACTCTGAAATCGTCAATCCCCGCGCGAGCGCATGCGGCGCGGAACCCCTTCTGAATCGTGGTGATGCGATCGCCCGACGCCACCGCGAACACCCACGGCGAACGAGGCACCGTCACCCGCACCCATTCGCGCTGGTCCCTCAAAGCCGCCATCGCCTCATCGTTCAGGGCACCACGCGGCGCTTGCCGTTCTTCGTATCACCCGGCTCCAGCGACAAAACCGCCCGATCGAAATCCACTCGCGACCATTCGAGCTTCAACATCTCGTTTTGTGCGGAATGGCGCGATTTCCGACCTCTCAGCACTCACCTGCCCACCCAATGAAGGACAGCGGGTAATATCGCATGCTTCCGACGCTTTCCCGCAGGCAAGAAATGGCAACAACACGACGATACGAATCGATACAAGTGCTGCGCGCGCTCGCGGCACTCGGGGTGGTGGCGTTCCACACCGAAGGAAACGTTGGCACGTATGGATGGGCCTCTCGCATCGTTCCGCACATTTCAAGATATGGCGAGCTCGGCGTTGACGTTTTCTTCGTCATCTCGGGTTTCGTCATTGCGCTCGTCAGCTATGGAGAATCCCGGGGTGTGCAGTCGGCACGGCAATTCCTGGCTGCCCGAATCGCACGCATCGTGCCGCTATACTGGACGCTCACCGCCCTGTTCGTCGCCCTTCTCGCCATCGTGCCAACTGCCTTCGGGCACGC includes:
- a CDS encoding acyl-CoA dehydrogenase family protein; this translates as MNDIDRAPTTGASNIPDSRGLDFFIADPDLGVLLRLHLGDARYAELEPQLHALGARVSGELDEWASRADKHPPVLEHRNRRGEAVQRIDKDPAYVALERVAYAELGLASLSHQRVPASPLVKYALTFLFVQAEFGLCCPVSMTDSLTRTLRRFGDPALVARYLPRLASRDFDTLYQGAMFMTEQAAGSDVGRIATRATRETDAHGETVWRLTGDKWFCSNADADLAMVLARPDGAPDGIKGLALFLLPKTLPDGTRNRYRIVRLKDKLGSRSMASGEIALEGAQAFLIGEIGRGFHQMADMINMSRLSNGVRAAGLMRRALNEALHVAAHREAFGRKLIEMPLMQRQLLKMLLPAEAARAMFMQIALLLPQADAGDEQAARCVRILTPLIKFRACRDARRVTGDAMEVRGGTGYIEEWSDARIVRDAHLGSIWEGTSNIVALDVARAAQREQALDALHAFLADRLGQAPLPDASRTVFRRVLARATDALAQVAASGDDAGVRQAASALYYASAAVLMACEGVCTAPDHRRLALAHLVVRHKLLPVDPLAPPSRRACHDEAATVDALLRGAPVSLDAALDLLPEVER
- a CDS encoding LysR family transcriptional regulator — its product is MELKQLRYFVAVAEELHFGRAAKRLFISQPALSFDIRKFEDALGVQLFSRTNKTVALTNAGEVLLGEARRLLLQAAEAERLTVRSASGLAGRLRIGFVHSMLYRGLPDAVRRFEADYPGVEVVLSEMNTQAQVQAIQRGQIDLGYAHWGHFPPEVESAPVYAEPFVCCLPAAHPLARRRQVALAALAAEPFILFPREAAPHYHDLIIAQCVNAGFSPLIRHEARLWQTILSMIEFGMGIALVPRVLQQVKSDRLAFRPLKDASLESRTLALKRSGTAEPVALRFADYLRASIDALPVLAG
- a CDS encoding ATP-dependent nuclease, coding for MATDADIAKECEEISKIWGNPAARNGLFGNILKSVKVQAVRGMTAGLEFSWPVTAIAGANGGGKTTILQLCSAAYVKNEGGRHHKIGDWVRAAIKDETPAFDAGSSVTFSFWNDAPGLSIPYVKERTRWGYPRRNNPARHVQFFGISTFAPRIERKDRLHVFRSQIEIKASAKFDPPLLNSISKVLGVPYLDGTMHTVGFEVGPWTDDLPLVNRGGYGYAEPHMGAGEQKVIRMMRAIEALPARALILLEEPEITLHPDAQRGLAWYLMNVARRKGHQIVLSTHSAELFETLPEEARVLVVRRKVGVDVIPRVPFITAARELSSVVRTNKDLILVEDVMAQGFLTDILERCDRAMLRNTCIVPVGNTHEVYQLVQTFRGEGVRAVGVRDPDIGPAPEKHVFSLPGNCAPEELMLAEENVAAADGLLNGVSEAFDRAKVAGVGLVGSKFAKKVFPVLAEELGIEVWKLRDRLTSAWFGKNGDEARQLVAAIKAGLANE
- a CDS encoding type II toxin-antitoxin system RelE/ParE family toxin, which codes for MAEEDLLSILENIGEDDSDAALALVQMIREKVEGLRVRPRLYRAGRVSGTREMVVHHNYVVLYSIETDAVEILRVKHARQLWP
- a CDS encoding tyrosine-type recombinase/integrase; the encoded protein is MAALRDQREWVRVTVPRSPWVFAVASGDRITTIQKGFRAACARAGIDDFRVHDLRHTFASWLVMAGVSLYVVKDLLGHSSITVTERYAHLAPHMGHEAVRTLHA